A region from the Apium graveolens cultivar Ventura unplaced genomic scaffold, ASM990537v1 ctg5464, whole genome shotgun sequence genome encodes:
- the LOC141702664 gene encoding uncharacterized protein LOC141702664, with product MDRSWLKADRRTKEFKKGVEDLLIFAFENGYNAEKISCPCVNCAHSKSWRAQIVKNHLFQNGIDQTYTRWIWHGENNSVESSNETDTSESINQGTSRMGEHDEDDDDDMSSDESSDETDTSDFSNHVKGEHQPLYPGCGRYTKMKALVQLYNLKVKHGMSDSCFSDILLLLGSLLPEGNNIPSSFNEAKKTLCALGMGYEKIHACLNNCLLYRGDLDEEQTTCRVCKASRWKLNKKGDELEGVPAKVLWYFPLIPRLRNLFNTPHIAKDMTWHDTERQKDGKMRHPADSITWKDVDQKWPNFASETRNLRLALSSDGFNPFHGNRTDYSRWPVLLSIYNLPPWLCMKRRYIMLCLLISGPTEPGNDIDVFLQPLIEDLQELWHGKQMYDTYKKESFMLRGILLWTISDYPALGNLSGNVIKGYNACTICIDETKATRLVNYRKTVIMRHRRWLPRNHPYRRQKSAFDNTVEKGVAPVPLTGEEVFQRVQHLRAHVFGKKQRQPRWKKGEPRPVWKKVSIFFQLEYWEFCQLGMFSM from the coding sequence ATGGATAGGTCATGGTTAAAAGCGGATAGAAGAACGAAAGAGTTCAAAAAAGGAGTGGAAGATTTGTTAATATTTGCATTTGAGAATGGTTATAATGCAGAAAAAATCAGTTGTCCATGTGTAAACTGCGCACATAGTAAATCATGGAGAGCGCAGATAGTTAAAAACCATCTTTTTCAAAATGGTATTGATCAAACTTATACACGTTGGATATGGCACGGGGAGAATAATTCTGTAGAAAGTTCTAATGAAACCGACACTTCGGAATCTATCAATCAAGGCACCTCAAGAATGGGTGAACATGACGAGGACGACGACGATGATATGtcttctgatgaaagttctgacgAAACCGACACTTCTGATTTCAGTAACCATGTTAAAGGTGAACATCAACCTCTTTATCCTGGATGTGGGAGGTACACTAAGATGAAAGCTCTGGTCCAGTTATACAACTTGAAAGTGAAGCATGGTATGTCTGATTCATGCTTCAGTGATATTCTGTTATTACTTGGCTCTTTACTTCCAGAAGGCAACAACATCCCTTCTTCCTTCAATGAAGCAAAAAAAACCTTATGTGCATTAGGAATGGGGTATGAAAAGATACACGCATGTCTGAATAATTGTCTCTTATACCGTGGCGATTTAGATGAAGAACAAACTACTTGTCGCGTATGTAAGGCCTCTAGATGGAAATTGAACAAAAAAGGAGATGAACTTGAAGGGGTCCCTGCTAAAGTTCTATGGTATTTCCCGCTGATACCAAGATTACGAAATTTATTCAATACACCTCACATTGCAAAGGACATGACGTGGCATGACACCGAGCGACAAAAGGATGGTAAAATGAGGCATCCGGCTGATTCAATAACATGGAAGGATGTCGACCAAAAATGGCCTAATTTTGCATCAGAGACTAGGAACCTTCGATTAGCTTTATCTTCCGATGGTTTCAATCCTTTTCATGGAAACCGTACTGATTACTCAAGATGGCCTGTTTTGCTATCAATTTATAACCTTCCTCCATGGCTTTGTATGAAGAGAAGGTATATTATGCTCTGCTTGTTAATATCTGGACCGACTGAGCCTGGAAATGATATCGACGTGTTCCTTCAACCACTAATAGAAGATCTGCAAGAGTTGTGGCATGGGAAACAAATGTACGACACTTATAAGAAAGAGTCTTTCATGCTTAGGGGCATTTTATTATGGACAATAAGTGATTATCCTGCCTTAGGGAACTTGTCAGGAAATGTTATTAAAGGGTATAATGCGTGTACTATTTGTATTGATGAAACGAAAGCTACTAGGTTGGTTAATTACCGTAAGACGGTGATTATGAGGCATCGAAGATGGTTGCCCCGTAATCATCCTTATAGAAGGCAGAAATCAGCTTTTGATAACACTGTGGAGAAGGGGGTCGCCCCTGTTCCATTAACCGGAGAAGAGGTTTTTCAAAGAGTACAGCATTTAAGGGCCCATGTATTTGGAAAGAAACAACGGCAACCACGATGGAAGAAAGGTGAACCTAGACCTGTTTGGAAAAAGGTTTCAATATTCTTCCAACTTGAGTATTGGGAATTTTGCCAGTTAGGCATGTTCTCGATGTGA